In one Diabrotica virgifera virgifera chromosome 5, PGI_DIABVI_V3a genomic region, the following are encoded:
- the LOC114333835 gene encoding jerky protein homolog-like — MATKRKNVAVTMEKKLEALGRIDKGESLKTIAASYGVGRSTVSDWKKNRTKIEEFCFKMITKDSLDNRCKANKAKNETLDDALYVWFCAERERGLPVSGPIIQESALKLNKMLPDCEPNFTANQDWLDRWQKHHGIRQLSITGESLSGATTLLMTMKTSFWIL, encoded by the coding sequence atggcaacaaaacgtaaaaatgttgcagtgacaatggaaaagaaactagaagcattaggtaggattgataaaggcgaatctttaaaaacaattgcAGCCTCATATGGTGTCGGTagatctacagtatcggattggaagaaaaatagaactaaaattgaagaattttgtttcaaaatgataacaaaagacagtttggacaatcggtgcaaagcgaataaagctaaaaatgagactctcgacgacgctttgtatgtgtggttttgtgcggaacgcgaacgtggtttaccagtgtctggacCAATTATTCAAGAATCAGCACTCAAGCTGAATAAAATGTTGCCTGATTGTGAACCAAATTTCACTGCGAATCAAGATTGGCTGGATAGATGGCAAAAACATCATGGAATACGCCAACTATCTATCACTGGAGAAAGTCTATCTGGGGCAACAACGCTGCTCATGACTATGAAAACAAGTTTTTGGATTTTGTGA